A region from the Actinoplanes sp. OR16 genome encodes:
- a CDS encoding NAD(P)-dependent oxidoreductase, producing MRPLVILTDVSDIDPQPAIDLLGGSGFDVEVLKLDVDPAVPPRAARAVAAVGGYAHLGEDFFAALPALEFVALTSAGADMVDLAAAERHGVRIQPLIGAATEEVAAHALALVLAVERGLRVTEQVATGRWSEAFEQLPRRLSGCTLGVLGLGRIGAEFARMARPLVGRVVGYDPYAPVPGGVEAVTFEELLVASDVLSVHLPLSEQTRGMLGAAELECLPYGASLINVSRAEIVDQDALLAALDSGRLRGAGLDVLIGEPPVLDDPLRAHARTIVTPHVGYLSEGSLRSYEEQPAATIVTWWKDRHA from the coding sequence GTGCGGCCCCTGGTGATCCTCACCGACGTCTCCGACATCGACCCGCAGCCCGCCATCGACCTGCTCGGCGGCAGCGGTTTCGACGTCGAGGTGCTGAAGCTCGACGTCGATCCGGCGGTCCCGCCCCGGGCGGCGCGGGCGGTCGCCGCGGTCGGCGGCTACGCGCACCTGGGCGAGGACTTCTTCGCCGCCCTGCCCGCTCTGGAGTTCGTGGCGCTGACCTCGGCCGGCGCCGACATGGTCGATCTCGCGGCGGCCGAACGCCACGGTGTGCGGATTCAGCCGCTGATCGGCGCCGCCACCGAGGAGGTCGCCGCTCACGCCCTCGCGCTCGTCCTGGCCGTCGAGCGCGGCCTGCGGGTGACCGAGCAGGTCGCGACCGGCCGCTGGTCGGAGGCGTTCGAGCAGCTGCCACGCCGGCTGTCCGGCTGCACGCTGGGCGTTCTCGGACTGGGCAGGATCGGCGCGGAGTTCGCCCGGATGGCCCGCCCGCTGGTCGGCCGGGTCGTCGGCTACGACCCGTATGCGCCGGTCCCGGGCGGCGTCGAGGCGGTGACCTTCGAGGAACTGCTGGTCGCGAGCGATGTGCTCTCGGTGCACCTGCCGCTGTCCGAGCAGACCCGCGGCATGCTGGGCGCCGCCGAGCTGGAGTGTCTGCCGTACGGCGCCAGCCTGATCAACGTCTCCCGCGCGGAGATCGTCGACCAGGACGCGCTGCTGGCCGCCCTCGACAGCGGACGGTTGCGCGGGGCGGGCCTGGACGTGCTGATCGGTGAGCCGCCGGTGCTGGACGATCCGTTGCGCGCCCACGCCCGCACGATCGTCACCCCGCACGTGGGTTATCTCTCCGAAGGATCACTGCGGTCGTACGAGGAACAGCCCGCCGCGACCATCGTGACCTGGTGGAAAGACCGTCACGCGTAG
- a CDS encoding aromatic ring-hydroxylating dioxygenase subunit alpha has translation MTTYSTTSTGNAIVDGPLSEETYGRSILPATAYTDPQEFAREQRMIFSAEWVWAGYAHWVGKEGDVHPVEVAGKPLLIVRDGEGGVNVFHNSCRHRGMVVTQEPIEVTQRIQCAYHCWSYNLDGSLAAAPYFNRERRGAPSPESRRKLGLLPVPSAVWAGMVFVNLSADPTPFEEVIAPLAERWSHIDFSRLHLAQEREFDLAVNWKLAVENFLDFYHLPFVHPQVGPVAASLDVDDVVIDSDVIVGGCYPRGAVGKAKKSEDALPFIGDVPAGKVESQDIFCVFPNALVFLEADWFQVIALSPSAVDRTVEHMAVFVDERAAGPRFAESVKSLCDVLFHVNEQDIPFLYKLQAGRASDGANHTTLLPSWDQITAMFQAAVATRMGYGS, from the coding sequence ATGACCACGTACTCGACCACCAGCACCGGCAACGCCATCGTCGACGGCCCGCTGTCGGAGGAGACCTACGGCAGGTCGATCCTGCCGGCCACCGCGTACACCGACCCGCAGGAGTTCGCCCGCGAGCAGCGGATGATCTTCAGTGCCGAGTGGGTCTGGGCCGGTTACGCCCACTGGGTCGGCAAGGAGGGCGACGTCCACCCGGTCGAGGTGGCCGGGAAGCCGCTGCTCATCGTGCGCGACGGCGAGGGCGGCGTGAACGTCTTCCACAACTCGTGCCGGCACCGCGGGATGGTGGTGACGCAGGAGCCGATCGAGGTGACCCAGCGGATCCAGTGCGCGTACCACTGCTGGTCGTACAACCTGGACGGCTCGCTCGCCGCCGCGCCCTACTTCAACCGGGAACGCCGCGGCGCGCCCTCCCCCGAGTCCCGCCGCAAGCTGGGCCTGCTGCCGGTGCCGAGCGCGGTCTGGGCCGGCATGGTGTTCGTCAACCTGAGCGCCGACCCGACGCCGTTCGAGGAGGTCATCGCCCCGCTGGCGGAACGCTGGTCGCACATCGACTTCAGCCGGCTGCACCTGGCCCAGGAACGGGAGTTCGACCTGGCGGTGAACTGGAAGCTCGCGGTGGAGAACTTCCTCGACTTCTACCACCTGCCGTTCGTGCACCCGCAGGTCGGCCCGGTCGCGGCCTCCCTCGACGTGGACGACGTGGTGATCGACAGCGACGTGATCGTCGGTGGCTGCTACCCGCGCGGCGCCGTCGGCAAGGCGAAGAAGTCCGAGGACGCGCTGCCGTTCATCGGTGACGTACCGGCCGGGAAGGTGGAGTCGCAGGACATCTTCTGCGTCTTCCCGAACGCCCTGGTCTTCCTGGAGGCCGACTGGTTCCAGGTGATCGCGCTGTCGCCGTCGGCGGTGGACCGGACCGTCGAGCACATGGCCGTCTTCGTCGACGAGCGCGCCGCCGGACCACGGTTCGCGGAGTCCGTGAAGAGCCTCTGCGACGTGCTCTTCCACGTCAACGAGCAGGACATCCCGTTCCTCTACAAGCTGCAGGCCGGGCGGGCGTCGGACGGCGCGAACCACACCACGCTGCTGCCGTCCTG
- a CDS encoding 5-guanidino-2-oxopentanoate decarboxylase produces the protein MRTGHALALLLREYGVESVFGIPGVHTIELYRGFAEAGISTHPARHEQGAGFMADAYARQTGKPGVCALVTGPGVLNALTPLAQAWHDSIPLLYITATTRSDLLGRERGPLHDIRDQVAAVAGVTEHSWLARTAQELPELVARAWAAMTTGRPRPAHIAVPIDVLTAEVDGPFTPFSKIADTAAAATAAVAATAAATTAAATGPHGEAGRAAIAAAGALLCQASTPAIIAGGGARKARAEVRAIAERLGAPVVTTGNASGLLPPGHPLAVGTLLPFAGAQDLLREADVVLAVGTEFSETDVLYTGREVELEGSLIRLDIDPANLNAPMPAKVALEGDARAVLAGLIALIDREPAADGPARTVAARAAVGWTGQSLGHLPWLDAVAAALPEDTAVVLDSTQLAYTAHHYLSPAEPTAWTATYGLGTLGAALPMAVGAAIAEPERPVLAIAGDGGSLFTLTELATAVDLGRQLTLLIWDNRGYGEIRDSFDRASATRVDTEVTAFDHALIARGFGARGLHVATPEALREALHEALRTNAVTVVVAAGF, from the coding sequence GTGAGAACTGGGCATGCTCTGGCCCTGCTGCTGCGCGAGTACGGCGTCGAGTCCGTGTTCGGCATCCCCGGCGTGCACACCATCGAGCTGTACCGGGGCTTCGCCGAGGCCGGCATCAGCACCCATCCGGCGCGGCACGAGCAGGGCGCCGGTTTCATGGCGGACGCCTACGCGCGGCAGACCGGTAAGCCGGGCGTGTGTGCGCTGGTCACCGGCCCGGGAGTGCTCAACGCGCTGACACCGCTGGCGCAGGCCTGGCACGACTCGATCCCGTTGCTGTACATCACCGCCACCACCCGCTCGGACCTGCTCGGGCGCGAACGCGGGCCGCTGCACGACATCCGCGACCAGGTGGCGGCCGTGGCCGGGGTGACCGAGCACTCGTGGCTCGCCCGCACCGCGCAGGAGCTGCCCGAACTCGTCGCCCGCGCCTGGGCCGCGATGACCACGGGACGCCCGCGCCCGGCCCACATCGCCGTCCCGATCGACGTCCTCACCGCCGAGGTGGACGGCCCGTTCACGCCGTTCTCCAAGATCGCCGACACGGCCGCCGCCGCCACCGCCGCAGTCGCAGCCACCGCCGCCGCCACCACCGCCGCCGCCACCGGGCCTCACGGTGAGGCGGGCCGAGCGGCGATCGCCGCCGCCGGCGCTCTCCTCTGCCAAGCGAGCACCCCGGCCATCATCGCCGGCGGTGGCGCCCGCAAGGCACGAGCCGAGGTCCGCGCCATCGCCGAACGACTGGGCGCTCCCGTGGTCACCACCGGCAACGCCAGCGGCCTGCTGCCGCCCGGCCACCCCCTCGCGGTGGGCACGTTGCTGCCGTTCGCGGGAGCGCAGGACCTGCTGCGCGAGGCCGACGTCGTCCTGGCCGTGGGCACCGAGTTCTCCGAGACCGACGTGCTCTACACCGGCCGGGAGGTCGAGTTGGAGGGTTCGCTCATCCGCCTCGACATCGACCCGGCGAACCTGAACGCGCCGATGCCCGCGAAGGTGGCCCTGGAAGGCGACGCCCGCGCGGTCCTCGCCGGGCTGATCGCCCTGATCGACCGCGAACCGGCGGCGGACGGCCCGGCCCGGACCGTGGCGGCGCGGGCCGCCGTCGGGTGGACCGGCCAGTCGCTGGGTCATCTTCCCTGGCTGGACGCGGTGGCCGCGGCCCTTCCCGAGGACACCGCCGTGGTGCTGGACTCGACGCAGCTGGCGTACACCGCCCACCACTACCTGTCCCCTGCCGAGCCGACCGCCTGGACGGCCACCTACGGCCTGGGCACCCTCGGCGCGGCGCTGCCGATGGCGGTCGGGGCGGCCATCGCGGAGCCGGAGCGGCCGGTGCTGGCGATCGCCGGGGACGGCGGCAGCCTGTTCACCCTCACCGAGCTGGCCACCGCCGTCGACCTGGGCCGCCAGCTCACCCTGCTGATCTGGGACAACCGTGGCTACGGCGAGATCCGCGACTCGTTCGACAGGGCGTCGGCGACCCGGGTGGACACCGAGGTCACCGCGTTCGACCACGCCCTCATCGCCCGGGGTTTCGGCGCCCGCGGTCTGCACGTCGCCACCCCCGAGGCGCTGCGGGAGGCGTTGCACGAGGCCCTGCGCACGAACGCGGTCACCGTCGTCGTCGCCGCCGGGTTCTGA
- a CDS encoding amino acid ABC transporter ATP-binding protein, translating to MKTPPLLQVQNLHKSYNDVAVLGGVDFTVQRGQVKALLGPSGSGKSTILRLISLLEPADSGTILLDGEPIGLIGGRLDMRPAPERVLARQRTAIGMVFQKFNLFPHLDATRNVMAGLTTVLKVPKKEAREQALAMLERVGLAGRAHAYPSELSGGQQQRVAIARALVMKPKLMLFDEPTSALDPELVREVLDVMEKLASDGMTMVVVTHEMRFARSVASEVALFDSGQIVEQAPPDRFFDAPEHERTRRFLAHMH from the coding sequence ATGAAGACCCCGCCCCTGCTCCAGGTGCAGAACCTGCACAAGTCCTACAACGACGTCGCGGTGCTGGGCGGCGTCGACTTCACCGTGCAGCGCGGCCAGGTGAAGGCGCTGCTCGGCCCGTCCGGCAGCGGCAAGTCCACGATCCTGCGGCTGATCAGTCTGCTGGAGCCGGCCGACTCCGGGACGATCCTGCTGGACGGCGAGCCGATCGGCCTGATCGGCGGGCGGCTCGACATGCGGCCGGCGCCGGAGCGGGTCCTGGCCCGCCAGCGCACGGCGATCGGCATGGTGTTCCAGAAGTTCAACCTGTTCCCGCACCTGGACGCGACCCGCAACGTGATGGCCGGGCTCACGACGGTGCTCAAGGTGCCGAAGAAGGAGGCGCGGGAACAGGCGCTGGCGATGCTCGAACGGGTCGGTCTCGCCGGTCGGGCTCACGCGTACCCCTCGGAATTGTCCGGAGGGCAGCAGCAGCGCGTGGCGATCGCCCGCGCCCTGGTGATGAAACCGAAGCTGATGCTCTTCGACGAGCCGACCTCGGCCCTCGACCCGGAACTGGTCCGCGAGGTCCTCGACGTGATGGAGAAACTGGCGTCGGACGGCATGACCATGGTCGTGGTGACCCACGAGATGCGCTTCGCCCGCAGCGTGGCCTCCGAGGTGGCCCTCTTCGACTCCGGCCAGATCGTCGAGCAGGCCCCGCCGGATCGCTTCTTCGACGCTCCAGAGCACGAGCGCACCCGTCGTTTCCTCGCTCACATGCACTAG
- a CDS encoding amino acid ABC transporter permease → MAFDSTIFFDQLFSEAYLRGALLSLGLAVASQLGAVLIGFGLALGKSSKIGAVRAFCTTYIWFFRAVPALLLLLLLWNGLPQLSPIFQEEWYSPFLAAFIGLALAEGAFMAEIIRSALMSVDDGQQLAARALGMTRGQVLFKVVLPQATRVALPPTGNEFIGMVKYTSLASVISLQELLTTAQMGVAVTFRYAEYYAAATVYYLVIVSLLMLLQNRIERRFTWTSAPPRRRFPAIVRSPREEKVPA, encoded by the coding sequence ATGGCATTCGACTCGACCATCTTCTTTGATCAGTTGTTCTCCGAGGCGTACCTGCGGGGTGCCCTGCTGTCCCTGGGACTGGCCGTCGCCAGCCAGCTCGGCGCCGTGCTCATCGGCTTCGGGCTGGCTCTCGGCAAGTCCTCGAAGATCGGCGCGGTCCGCGCGTTCTGCACCACCTACATCTGGTTCTTCCGGGCCGTTCCGGCGCTGCTGCTGCTCCTGCTGCTCTGGAACGGCCTCCCGCAGCTGTCCCCGATCTTCCAGGAGGAGTGGTACTCGCCGTTCCTGGCGGCCTTCATCGGCCTGGCGCTGGCCGAGGGCGCGTTCATGGCCGAGATCATCAGGTCGGCGCTGATGAGCGTGGACGACGGTCAGCAACTCGCGGCCCGGGCCCTCGGCATGACCCGCGGCCAGGTGCTGTTCAAGGTGGTGCTGCCGCAGGCCACCCGGGTGGCCCTGCCACCGACCGGCAACGAGTTCATCGGCATGGTCAAGTACACCTCGCTGGCCAGCGTGATCTCGCTGCAGGAGCTGCTCACCACGGCGCAGATGGGGGTGGCGGTGACGTTCCGCTACGCCGAGTACTACGCCGCCGCCACCGTCTACTACCTGGTGATCGTCTCCCTGCTGATGCTGCTGCAGAACCGGATCGAGCGCCGCTTCACCTGGACGTCCGCTCCCCCGCGCCGCCGTTTCCCCGCCATCGTCCGTTCCCCGAGGGAAGAGAAGGTGCCGGCATGA
- a CDS encoding sugar phosphate isomerase/epimerase gives MSLDGNTSRLTFVQSLWAMEDLPWTALDEQLAQLVGAGYRGYAVDLGARQAPTSADLAAAAQGTGLSATVMAFVPDEKVLGDALRYAAAIGARDLVLCAQHYTLDLDEAAALTARWHGIAARDGVRLELETHRNTMTNDLRFTAALADRLPEDIDLAIDLSHYVVGAEIPAEPTAEIEDRVAALLRHGGSVQGRVASRCQVQVPLHHASSEPWIALARRWWTDAFVQILRRRPTGDIVFLTELGTTPYAMTDAAGVQVSDRWAEAALLRSWAALAFESAILECSE, from the coding sequence ATGAGCTTGGACGGCAATACTTCTCGACTCACGTTCGTGCAGTCGCTGTGGGCCATGGAGGACCTTCCGTGGACTGCGCTGGACGAGCAGCTGGCCCAGCTGGTCGGCGCGGGCTACCGCGGATACGCCGTCGACCTCGGCGCCCGGCAGGCCCCCACCAGCGCCGATCTCGCCGCCGCGGCGCAGGGCACCGGGCTGAGCGCCACGGTGATGGCGTTCGTCCCGGACGAGAAGGTGCTCGGCGACGCGCTGCGGTACGCCGCCGCGATCGGCGCCCGCGACCTGGTGCTCTGCGCCCAGCACTACACGCTCGACCTGGACGAGGCCGCCGCCCTCACCGCGCGCTGGCACGGCATCGCCGCCCGCGACGGCGTACGCCTGGAGCTCGAGACGCACCGCAACACGATGACGAACGACCTGCGCTTCACCGCGGCGCTGGCCGACCGCCTGCCCGAGGACATCGACCTGGCCATCGACCTGTCGCACTACGTCGTCGGCGCCGAGATCCCGGCCGAGCCCACCGCCGAGATCGAGGACCGGGTCGCGGCGCTGCTGCGGCACGGCGGATCGGTGCAGGGCCGGGTGGCGTCGCGCTGCCAGGTCCAGGTGCCGCTGCACCACGCGTCCAGCGAGCCGTGGATCGCGCTGGCCCGGCGCTGGTGGACCGACGCCTTCGTGCAGATCCTGCGCCGCCGTCCCACCGGGGACATCGTCTTCCTCACCGAGCTCGGCACCACCCCGTACGCCATGACCGACGCCGCCGGTGTGCAGGTCAGTGACCGCTGGGCCGAGGCCGCCCTGCTGCGTTCGTGGGCCGCTCTCGCTTTCGAATCCGCGATCCTGGAGTGTTCCGAATGA
- a CDS encoding Lrp/AsnC family transcriptional regulator, with amino-acid sequence MTNDEVKEAVATALADDGRMSVEALSRLLGLTSAVVRKAMTALHSEGIAVRAVVHPAVLGLPECAHLRLRVDGPLGHVLDALCARPEVPFVSHVAGGHTLSAEIRVADRPTLATVVAAIAALPGVAGVDLDEYLDIVRDASLDLLRPDAPQPLDDIDRTLVTELQADGRRSFAAMGEQVGLTTASTRSRVLRLIEMGALRIGVRRQPGPGTVQVGYRLSAPGTRAATLAVLRELPDMSYLALTTGSADFVGTLTCASPGDASRALTALRAVPGVRALQSWTHLDVVKETYA; translated from the coding sequence GTGACGAATGACGAGGTCAAGGAAGCGGTCGCCACGGCGCTCGCCGACGACGGCCGGATGTCGGTGGAGGCGCTGTCCCGCTTGCTGGGGCTGACCAGCGCCGTCGTCCGCAAGGCCATGACGGCGTTGCACTCCGAGGGCATCGCCGTACGAGCGGTCGTGCACCCCGCGGTGCTGGGCCTGCCCGAGTGCGCCCACCTGCGGCTGCGCGTCGACGGGCCGCTCGGCCACGTGCTCGACGCGCTCTGCGCCCGCCCGGAGGTGCCCTTCGTGTCGCACGTCGCCGGCGGCCACACCCTCTCCGCGGAGATCCGGGTGGCCGACCGCCCGACGCTCGCGACGGTCGTCGCCGCGATCGCGGCCCTGCCCGGCGTCGCCGGTGTCGACCTGGACGAATACCTTGACATCGTCCGCGACGCCAGCCTCGACCTGCTCCGGCCGGACGCGCCGCAACCGCTCGACGACATCGACCGCACCCTGGTCACCGAGTTGCAGGCGGACGGCCGGCGCTCGTTCGCCGCGATGGGCGAGCAGGTCGGCCTGACCACCGCGTCCACCCGCAGCCGGGTGCTGCGCCTGATCGAGATGGGGGCGCTGCGCATCGGCGTGCGCCGGCAGCCCGGGCCCGGGACCGTGCAGGTCGGTTACCGCCTGAGCGCGCCCGGCACCCGGGCCGCGACCCTCGCGGTGCTGCGCGAGCTGCCGGACATGTCGTACCTCGCCCTCACCACCGGCTCCGCGGATTTCGTCGGCACGCTCACCTGCGCCTCGCCGGGCGACGCGTCCCGGGCGCTGACGGCGTTGCGGGCCGTGCCCGGCGTGCGGGCCCTGCAGAGCTGGACCCACCTCGACGTCGTGAAGGAGACCTACGCGTGA